In candidate division KSB1 bacterium, one DNA window encodes the following:
- a CDS encoding RNA-binding protein has protein sequence MNIYVGNIARSVTEDELREAFAAHGEVSSVTLIKDKFTGEPRGFAFVEMPSKAQAIAAMKEMDGREMQGRSLIVNEARPKADKRGGGGGRGAGGRGGRSGGGGRGGFGSRF, from the coding sequence GTGAACATTTACGTGGGTAACATCGCACGGTCGGTGACGGAGGATGAGCTGCGCGAGGCGTTTGCCGCGCACGGCGAGGTCTCTTCGGTGACGCTCATCAAGGACAAGTTTACCGGAGAGCCCAGGGGCTTTGCCTTCGTCGAAATGCCTTCCAAGGCGCAGGCCATCGCGGCCATGAAAGAGATGGACGGCAGGGAAATGCAGGGGCGCTCCCTGATCGTGAATGAAGCCCGCCCGAAGGCCGACAAGCGTGGTGGCGGCGGTGGTCGGGGCGCGGGTGGCCGGGGTGGCCGCAGCGGTGGTGGCGGCCGCGGCGGCTTTGGCAGCCGGTTTTAA
- a CDS encoding thioredoxin-like domain-containing protein — MTPIRSAADRLALQSQIREKIREVRTRVKIKAPEFPAGAIWLNTSRPLTLAELRGKIVLLDFWTYCCINCLHVMSDLKYLEEKYAGRPFAVIGVHSAKFHNEKEAAHIRQAILRHDIEHPVVVDPDYTIWQSYTVRAWPTLILVDPEGYLLGVFSGEGNREILDNYIEVGLTVFQEEGKLDNTPLPVRLEQPEWPESLLSFPGKIVAEARTQRLVIADSGHHRLLVCRPDGTIQEIIGSGLAGSADGDFETAHFFRPQGMAWHGEDLIVCDTDNHLLRRVDFVGRSVTTIAGTGEQGGYGQRGGPGRKIALNSPWDIFIHGDTGYIAMAGPHQIWSIDLKTNRVEPFAGSGHEARRDGERLSAAFAQPSGITGEVIGNALLRLFIADSEISAVRQIDLRTDKVGTLAGGDLFQFGDQDGSGDNVRLQHPLGVCFHDGKIFLADTYNHKIKVLDPNLRLCKTLVGDGRPGLENGAAARFFEPSGLALLQGRLYVADTNNHAVRVVDLHTRQTTTLRLKPQALPVAEHLVMMGTPVQRLPEQTLQPGEATLRIRIILPPQTEFNQGAPLQILVRSRNQALRPPGNGVTLAPSQPEVTLPLQVAAAEQAAALRVELVYSYCDQAGGLCLMRQAVYEIPVAIAGTGGHQLELTDAPVAGRSPFDGESANHQVGAGL, encoded by the coding sequence ATGACCCCAATTCGCTCTGCAGCCGACCGCCTGGCGTTACAATCCCAAATCCGTGAAAAGATTCGCGAAGTTCGCACCCGGGTGAAAATCAAAGCCCCGGAGTTTCCAGCCGGTGCGATCTGGTTGAATACCAGCCGCCCGCTCACGCTCGCCGAACTGCGCGGCAAAATCGTGCTGCTGGATTTCTGGACGTATTGCTGCATCAACTGTCTGCATGTGATGTCGGACCTGAAATATCTCGAAGAGAAATACGCCGGGCGCCCGTTTGCCGTCATCGGTGTGCACTCGGCGAAATTTCACAACGAGAAGGAAGCGGCGCACATCCGCCAGGCGATCTTGCGCCATGACATCGAACACCCGGTGGTGGTGGATCCCGACTACACAATCTGGCAATCCTACACCGTGCGGGCATGGCCGACGCTCATCCTGGTCGATCCGGAGGGCTATTTGCTCGGCGTTTTTTCCGGGGAAGGCAATCGCGAGATCCTGGACAACTATATCGAAGTCGGCCTGACGGTCTTTCAAGAAGAGGGCAAACTGGACAATACGCCCCTGCCGGTGCGACTGGAGCAGCCCGAGTGGCCGGAGTCCCTGCTGAGTTTTCCCGGCAAGATCGTTGCCGAGGCCCGCACGCAGCGCCTGGTGATCGCCGATTCGGGCCATCATCGCCTGCTGGTTTGCCGGCCGGACGGCACGATTCAGGAGATCATTGGCAGCGGTCTGGCGGGCAGTGCTGACGGTGATTTTGAAACCGCGCATTTCTTCCGACCGCAGGGCATGGCGTGGCACGGGGAGGATTTGATTGTCTGCGATACCGACAACCATTTGCTGCGCCGCGTGGATTTTGTCGGCCGCAGCGTGACGACCATTGCCGGCACCGGCGAACAGGGCGGCTACGGTCAGCGCGGCGGCCCCGGCCGCAAGATCGCACTCAATTCGCCGTGGGATATTTTCATTCATGGCGACACCGGTTACATCGCGATGGCCGGCCCGCACCAGATTTGGTCGATCGATCTGAAGACCAACCGGGTGGAGCCGTTTGCCGGCAGCGGCCATGAAGCCCGCCGTGACGGCGAGCGCCTGAGCGCGGCGTTCGCGCAGCCGAGCGGCATCACCGGGGAAGTGATCGGCAATGCGTTGCTGCGGCTGTTCATCGCGGACAGCGAGATTTCGGCGGTGCGCCAGATCGATCTGCGCACCGATAAAGTCGGCACCCTGGCGGGTGGCGATCTCTTTCAGTTCGGCGATCAGGACGGCAGCGGCGACAACGTGCGTCTGCAACACCCGCTGGGCGTTTGTTTCCATGACGGCAAAATCTTTCTTGCGGACACCTACAATCACAAGATCAAAGTGCTGGATCCGAATTTGCGTCTGTGCAAGACATTGGTGGGCGACGGCAGGCCCGGTCTGGAAAACGGCGCGGCCGCGCGCTTTTTTGAACCTTCGGGGCTGGCGCTGTTGCAGGGCCGGCTTTATGTGGCCGACACCAACAATCATGCGGTGCGGGTGGTTGATCTGCACACCCGGCAGACGACGACCCTGCGTCTGAAGCCCCAGGCCCTGCCGGTGGCGGAGCATCTGGTGATGATGGGCACGCCGGTGCAGCGCCTGCCCGAACAAACGCTGCAGCCGGGCGAGGCCACGCTGCGGATTCGCATCATCCTGCCGCCGCAGACGGAATTCAATCAAGGCGCGCCGCTGCAAATCTTGGTGCGCAGCCGGAACCAGGCGCTGCGCCCGCCCGGCAATGGCGTGACGCTGGCACCATCGCAGCCGGAGGTGACCCTGCCCCTGCAGGTTGCCGCCGCCGAGCAGGCCGCGGCTCTGCGGGTGGAATTGGTGTATTCCTACTGCGATCAGGCCGGTGGTCTGTGCCTGATGCGGCAGGCGGTTTATGAAATACCGGTTGCAATCGCCGGCACCGGCGGTCACCAATTGGAGCTAACTGATGCGCCGGTGGCAGGGCGCAGTCCGTTCGACGGCGAAAGCGCCAATCATCAAGTCGGTGCGGGCTTGTAA
- a CDS encoding SNF2 family helicase, with protein MQIKNGEILGLATQEAYRRGMRWYEAGLVTLLETDDDFFSAQVNDFPAQIVSIQRQDNHFITSCTCSHPLTCPHVVAALLQARDYYASHEYSRRAEKKSNGNGTPPATPQSRSWRELLTCTHHPGKVAKPLRLDPAGERKGWGIYFVLALGPQEWQITPYRSRRRKDGTYGAAYPTSIHEQPYYRVTCTQRENLALMMLDNYSEKRYLPPQYPFNGYVDRLGYSLEYGAEIGMLFDLLRDSEFFWQADHERTRPLQVDATPGRFQIHLENVEGGILLRPTLIRNHETLVIGPNTRLLSTQPAWVVHEDELIKVEGTVPRDFLLSLAGNPGALYVPHTELSEFFGTIERIPGLLSCLALPQTNHIPVIDHFTEKRLHLSEQYDTLVVRLAFVYGGREVESQAPETIPADGGEELLLHHGDGLSFLRVRRDYAAEMAAREKLVATGARQSTTGEFVLRESRALDWLLFEVPKLIAQGFVVLGEDRLKQFRVNRAQPQLRLAVNTEIDWFDCRLGIDFDGIALSLKELRKSLLHQTRYVKLSDGSTALLPEEWQQQLAHMFNLGEVESDRIKVSRYHLTLIDSLLEHADGQETDAGYRESRERLRHFKGIQAQPLPGNFRGTLRLYQQRGLDWLYFLQEFRFGGCLADDMGLGKTIQALALLQSEKNRGITMPSLIVCPTSALFNWQNELARFTPELQVLTHAGLDRRRVKKFDGYDVVLMSYGILRRDIEFLREVRFHYAILDESQHIKNPLSQTAKAARLLQANHRLVLTGTPVENNTQELWSQFQFLNPGLLGSLNYFRSAFARPIERERDGATASLLRRMIFPFILRRTKQEVAQELPAKVENLFYCDMLPEQRKLYERWRDYYRAHVMRQIDLQGLERSRMYVLEGLMRLRQICCHPSLIEQEVAPVSGKFDALNDLLENILAEEHKVLVFSQFVRMLRLICRRLDEQGIPYAYLDGHTRDRQSQVDRFQNDPRTRVFLISLKAGGFSLNLTAADYVILYDPWWNPAAEAQAIDRTHRIGQEKNVFAYKLIVRNSVEEKILQLQERKRALVADLITTDAGLFKHLSAEDIAILFS; from the coding sequence ATGCAAATCAAAAATGGTGAAATACTCGGCCTGGCGACGCAGGAGGCCTATCGGCGCGGCATGCGCTGGTATGAAGCCGGACTGGTGACGTTGTTGGAAACGGATGACGATTTTTTTTCCGCCCAGGTCAATGACTTCCCGGCCCAGATTGTCTCAATCCAGCGCCAGGACAACCACTTCATCACGAGCTGCACCTGTTCACATCCCCTCACGTGTCCGCACGTGGTCGCGGCGCTGTTGCAGGCGCGCGACTATTATGCCTCGCATGAGTATTCCCGGCGGGCGGAGAAAAAGTCCAATGGTAATGGCACGCCGCCCGCCACTCCGCAGAGCAGGAGCTGGCGCGAGCTGCTCACCTGCACGCATCATCCCGGCAAAGTTGCCAAGCCCCTGCGGCTGGATCCGGCCGGCGAGCGCAAGGGATGGGGCATTTATTTCGTCCTGGCCCTGGGGCCGCAAGAATGGCAGATTACTCCGTATCGCAGCCGCCGCCGCAAGGACGGCACTTATGGCGCGGCTTATCCCACTTCCATTCACGAGCAGCCATACTACCGCGTGACCTGCACCCAGCGCGAAAATCTGGCGCTGATGATGCTGGACAATTACAGCGAAAAACGGTACCTCCCCCCGCAATACCCTTTCAACGGTTACGTTGATCGACTGGGCTACAGCCTGGAATACGGAGCTGAAATCGGCATGCTGTTTGACTTGCTGCGCGACAGTGAGTTCTTCTGGCAGGCGGATCACGAGCGTACCCGCCCGCTGCAGGTCGATGCCACCCCCGGTCGCTTCCAAATTCATCTGGAAAACGTCGAAGGCGGCATTCTGCTGCGCCCCACCCTCATTCGCAACCACGAAACCCTGGTGATTGGTCCGAACACCCGGTTGTTGAGTACGCAACCCGCCTGGGTGGTGCACGAGGATGAGTTGATCAAGGTGGAGGGCACGGTGCCGCGCGATTTTTTGCTTTCGCTGGCGGGCAACCCCGGGGCCTTGTATGTGCCGCACACCGAGCTGAGCGAGTTTTTCGGCACGATCGAGCGCATTCCCGGCTTGCTGTCCTGCCTGGCGTTGCCGCAAACCAACCACATCCCGGTGATCGACCATTTCACCGAAAAACGCCTGCATCTCAGCGAGCAATATGACACGCTGGTGGTGCGTTTGGCATTCGTTTATGGCGGCAGGGAGGTGGAGTCTCAGGCGCCGGAAACCATCCCGGCAGACGGGGGTGAAGAGCTGTTGTTGCATCACGGTGACGGCCTGAGTTTTTTGCGTGTGCGGCGCGATTACGCGGCGGAAATGGCCGCCCGCGAGAAGCTGGTGGCCACCGGCGCGCGGCAGAGCACCACGGGTGAATTCGTGCTGCGTGAAAGCCGGGCGCTGGACTGGCTGCTGTTCGAAGTGCCCAAGCTGATTGCACAGGGCTTCGTGGTTCTGGGCGAAGACCGCCTCAAACAATTCCGCGTGAACCGGGCACAACCGCAGTTGCGCCTGGCGGTCAACACCGAGATCGACTGGTTCGACTGCCGCCTCGGCATCGATTTCGACGGCATCGCGCTTTCGCTGAAGGAGCTGCGCAAATCCCTGCTGCATCAAACCCGCTACGTCAAACTGAGCGACGGCAGCACGGCGCTGCTGCCGGAGGAATGGCAGCAGCAACTGGCGCACATGTTCAATCTCGGCGAGGTGGAAAGCGACCGGATCAAGGTATCGCGTTATCATCTCACTCTCATCGACTCCCTGCTCGAGCACGCGGACGGCCAAGAGACGGATGCGGGCTATCGCGAAAGCCGGGAGCGGCTGCGTCATTTCAAGGGGATTCAAGCGCAGCCACTGCCCGGCAACTTTCGGGGCACGCTGCGGCTTTATCAGCAGCGCGGCCTGGACTGGTTGTATTTTCTGCAGGAATTCCGCTTCGGCGGCTGCCTGGCGGACGACATGGGGTTGGGCAAAACCATCCAGGCGCTTGCCCTGCTGCAAAGCGAGAAAAACCGCGGCATCACCATGCCGAGCCTGATTGTGTGCCCCACTTCGGCGCTGTTCAACTGGCAAAACGAACTGGCGCGTTTCACCCCCGAGTTGCAGGTGTTGACCCATGCCGGCCTGGACCGCCGCCGCGTCAAAAAATTCGACGGCTATGACGTGGTGTTGATGAGCTACGGCATTCTGCGCCGTGACATCGAGTTTTTGCGGGAGGTCCGCTTCCATTATGCCATTCTCGACGAGTCCCAACACATCAAGAATCCGCTGTCCCAGACCGCCAAGGCAGCACGCCTGCTGCAGGCCAACCACCGGCTGGTGCTCACCGGCACACCGGTGGAAAACAACACCCAGGAGTTGTGGAGCCAGTTCCAGTTTCTCAATCCCGGCCTGCTCGGCAGTTTGAATTATTTCCGCAGCGCCTTTGCCCGGCCGATCGAACGCGAACGCGATGGCGCCACGGCCAGCCTGCTGCGCCGGATGATCTTTCCCTTCATTTTGCGCCGCACCAAACAGGAGGTGGCGCAGGAGCTGCCCGCCAAGGTTGAAAACCTTTTTTATTGCGACATGCTCCCCGAGCAGCGCAAGCTCTACGAGCGCTGGCGCGATTACTACCGCGCGCATGTGATGCGCCAAATCGATTTGCAGGGATTGGAGCGTTCGCGCATGTACGTGCTGGAGGGCCTGATGCGCCTGCGCCAGATTTGCTGTCACCCTTCGCTCATCGAGCAGGAGGTGGCGCCGGTGTCGGGCAAATTTGATGCGCTCAATGACCTTCTGGAAAACATCCTGGCCGAGGAACACAAAGTCCTGGTGTTTTCCCAGTTTGTGCGTATGTTGCGGCTGATCTGCCGCCGACTCGACGAGCAGGGCATCCCCTACGCCTATCTCGACGGCCACACGCGCGACCGCCAGTCGCAAGTTGACCGGTTTCAGAATGATCCCCGGACCCGGGTTTTCCTCATCAGTCTGAAGGCCGGTGGTTTCAGTTTGAATTTGACCGCGGCGGATTATGTGATTCTGTACGATCCCTGGTGGAATCCCGCCGCCGAGGCGCAGGCGATCGACCGCACCCACCGCATCGGCCAGGAGAAGAATGTGTTTGCCTACAAACTCATCGTGCGCAATTCGGTGGAGGAGAAGATTCTGCAGTTGCAGGAACGCAAGCGAGCCCTGGTTGCGGATTTGATCACCACCGACGCCGGATTGTTCAAGCATCTGAGCGCGGAGGATATCGCAATTTTGTTCAGCTAG
- the pdxB gene encoding 4-phosphoerythronate dehydrogenase PdxB, with amino-acid sequence MLQIVADENIPFVQAAFATLGSVRLLPGRAITRALLHEADLLLVRSVTPVNAALLHGTPVKFVATATIGADHVDLDYLRHRNIQFASAAGCNANAVAEYVCAALLYWAVRRGQRLEHLTLGVVGVGNVGSKVAAKARALGLRVLLNDPPRARAEGDSSGHTFLPLQDLLRADILTLHTPLTRSGPDPTFHLIDQKILQHLRPECLLINTARGPVVDNRALKESLLRGRLAGAILDVWEGEPQIDAELVRCTTLATPHIAGYSLEGKLRATMMIYAAACRFLGVAPAWEASLFLPPVTTPRIELVPPIPASGESQLLAVIRQAYDIAADDARLRQVLADPHATLEEQGHWFDKLRHEYNYRREFANYHVAARGMAPAVLEKLRGIGFAIAA; translated from the coding sequence ATGCTCCAAATCGTTGCCGACGAGAATATCCCTTTTGTTCAGGCGGCATTCGCGACGCTGGGCAGCGTTCGTCTCCTGCCCGGCAGGGCCATCACGCGCGCGCTGTTGCACGAAGCGGATCTGCTGCTGGTGCGTTCGGTCACGCCGGTGAATGCCGCGCTGTTGCACGGCACGCCGGTCAAGTTTGTGGCCACCGCCACGATTGGCGCGGATCACGTGGACCTCGATTACCTGCGGCACCGCAACATTCAATTTGCCAGCGCCGCCGGTTGCAACGCCAATGCCGTGGCGGAGTATGTTTGCGCCGCCCTGCTGTATTGGGCGGTGCGGCGCGGGCAGAGGCTCGAACACTTGACCCTTGGCGTCGTCGGGGTCGGCAATGTCGGCAGCAAAGTCGCGGCAAAGGCGCGTGCCCTGGGGCTGCGCGTTTTGCTCAATGATCCGCCGCGTGCGCGTGCCGAAGGGGATTCCTCCGGCCACACTTTTCTTCCCCTGCAAGATTTGCTGCGGGCGGATATTCTCACGCTGCACACGCCGTTGACCCGCAGCGGTCCGGATCCCACCTTTCATCTCATCGATCAGAAAATCCTGCAACACCTGCGGCCGGAATGCCTGTTGATCAACACCGCGCGCGGGCCGGTGGTGGATAATCGCGCCCTCAAGGAGAGTTTGCTGCGCGGCCGCCTCGCCGGCGCCATCCTCGATGTCTGGGAGGGGGAGCCGCAAATTGATGCGGAACTGGTGCGCTGCACGACCCTGGCCACCCCGCACATCGCCGGATATTCCCTCGAGGGCAAGCTGCGCGCCACGATGATGATTTATGCAGCGGCTTGTCGGTTTCTTGGCGTGGCGCCGGCTTGGGAGGCCTCGCTCTTCCTGCCGCCGGTCACGACGCCCCGCATCGAGCTGGTGCCGCCGATCCCCGCCTCCGGCGAAAGTCAATTGCTCGCCGTCATACGTCAGGCTTATGACATCGCCGCAGACGATGCCCGGCTGCGGCAGGTCTTGGCCGATCCGCACGCCACCCTGGAAGAACAGGGGCACTGGTTCGACAAACTGCGCCACGAGTACAACTACCGCCGGGAGTTCGCCAACTATCATGTGGCCGCCCGCGGCATGGCTCCCGCGGTGCTGGAAAAACTGCGGGGAATCGGCTTTGCCATCGCGGCATGA